AAGTCAGGTTCGGTAACTCCTCACACAGAATTTGAAGCAAAGATTTATGTCTTGAGCAAAGATGAAGGGGGTCGCCACACGCCGTTTTTCACGGGATATAAACCGCAATTCTACATTCGAACAACCGATGTTACAGGAGACGTCACCCTTCCTGCGGGAACTGAAATGGTTATGCCAGGAGACACACCTCCTTCGTTGACCGTAAAATTAGTTGCTCCTGTCGCGCTTGAAGCGGATCAGCGATTTGCAATTCGTGAAGGAGGCAAGACTGTTGGTGCTGGAGTGGTAACCAAAGTTATTAAGTAATCACGGAACACGATACACGCAAATCATAAGCACCTGATACTTACCCGTATGCCAACAAAAGCGAAAAAACAAAAAACACCAAAAGCGAAAGAAGAGAATCTAATTCAAAAACTTCGTATCCGTGTCAGTGCTTACGAACACAAGATTCTCGATAATTCGGTGAAACAAATTATTGATACCGCACTTCGGTATGATGCAAAAATCTTGGGACCAGTTCCGCTTCCCACTTCGATTAAGAAGTACACCGTCAACAGATCAGCATTCATTTATAAAAACGCGCGAGAACAGTTCGAAATCAGAATCCACAAACGACTCATTGATATTTTAAATCCGACCGCAAAAGTGATTGAGGCACTCACCAACATGAGTCTTCCATCTGGGGTCAACATTGACGTAAAAATGATGTAGGAATAGCCACTAGGCTTTAGGCACTAGGCGCTAGGTTGTTTTTAACTAGAGCCTACTTTGCCTAATACCTAATTCTCTAATACCATGAAATTTATCCTTGGAACAAAACA
The sequence above is drawn from the bacterium genome and encodes:
- the rpsJ gene encoding 30S ribosomal protein S10 translates to MPTKAKKQKTPKAKEENLIQKLRIRVSAYEHKILDNSVKQIIDTALRYDAKILGPVPLPTSIKKYTVNRSAFIYKNAREQFEIRIHKRLIDILNPTAKVIEALTNMSLPSGVNIDVKMM